A stretch of the Deltaproteobacteria bacterium genome encodes the following:
- a CDS encoding helix-turn-helix domain-containing protein, with protein sequence MKDIGIGKRLREVRGHISQKDFAKKVDIPLRTYQRYESGERIPPSDCLYRIAETVDIPADWLLKGDAATLQKKLVQERQTLSKLEENLEELNSKLLLLFKESETPVPDDLNGFINTYYFLKEHGIDLMLLLEEGETCHENKLKTGINCDKEEYEWLNKLLTILRTKKKKTVIAIQNNLDAFLETPDDPTKREDNRFTLKSNNTFKKSENIEEPNNDEQPKRAGSPVRSLAEKRLVKFFKQIDDEGRGGVIGLIRTYSSTLEDSKSKSLADDLQFCFKNSGGEVTPKLTNKLTSLFRSLPVDGKMGLVGMLSTYVSAMDDDEVQNSYDDFKVTFLNEVKRVG encoded by the coding sequence ATGAAAGATATTGGAATAGGAAAGAGATTAAGAGAAGTTAGAGGGCATATTTCTCAAAAGGATTTTGCAAAAAAAGTTGATATTCCTTTAAGAACATATCAACGTTATGAATCAGGTGAGCGGATACCACCATCTGACTGTTTATACAGAATTGCTGAAACAGTCGACATCCCGGCAGATTGGCTGCTTAAAGGTGATGCTGCTACCCTGCAAAAAAAACTGGTACAAGAACGTCAAACCTTATCAAAATTAGAAGAGAACCTGGAAGAACTTAACAGTAAATTACTTCTTCTATTTAAAGAATCAGAGACTCCTGTTCCCGATGATCTCAACGGCTTTATCAATACTTACTACTTTCTTAAAGAACATGGCATTGATCTCATGCTATTACTTGAAGAGGGAGAGACCTGTCATGAAAACAAGTTAAAAACCGGTATTAATTGCGATAAAGAAGAATATGAATGGCTAAACAAGCTTTTAACAATTCTTAGAACAAAAAAGAAAAAAACAGTAATCGCCATACAAAACAACCTTGATGCTTTTCTGGAAACGCCCGATGATCCAACAAAACGGGAAGACAACAGATTTACCTTAAAATCAAATAACACATTTAAAAAGAGTGAAAATATAGAAGAACCGAATAATGATGAACAGCCGAAAAGAGCTGGTTCGCCGGTTAGATCGTTAGCAGAAAAAAGGCTTGTCAAGTTTTTTAAACAGATAGATGACGAGGGCAGAGGGGGTGTTATAGGGCTCATCAGGACTTATTCAAGCACCCTGGAAGATAGCAAGTCAAAGTCTTTGGCCGATGACCTGCAATTCTGTTTTAAAAATTCCGGGGGCGAAGTGACACCTAAGTTGACAAACAAACTAACTTCCCTCTTTCGCTCACTCCCCGTTGATGGTAAGATGGGGCTTGTCGGCATGCTCAGCACCTATGTAAGCGCCATGGACGATGACGAGGTTCAAAATTCATATGATGATTTTAAAGTTACTTTTTTGAATGAGGTGAAAAGAGTGGGGTAA